The Lipingzhangella halophila genome segment CGGCCCGGGAGGAGATCCGGCGTACCGTGCCCTTCATCGCTGAGCTTCGCGCGCGGCACCCCGATGTCGTCATCTCCGCCGATACCTGGCGCGCCGAGGTCGCCAGCGAGTGCGCCGCCGCCGGCGCCGACCTGGTCAACGACACATGGGCCGGCGCCGACCCCGATCTCGCCCGGGTGGCCGCCGAGTACGACGTCGGGCTGGTGTGCAGCCACAGCGGAGGGCTGGCGCCGCGGACCGATCCGCACCGCGTGGCCTACACCGACGTGGTCGCCGATGTCGCCGCTACGGTGACCCACCTGGCCGAGCGCGCGGTGGCGCTGGGTGTGCGCGCCGAGCGGATCGTGGTCGACCCGACCCATGATTTCGGCAAGAACACCTACCACTCCCTGGAGCTCACGCGGCGCCTGGGAGAGCTGGCCGCTACCGGCTGGCCGGTGCTCGTCGCGGTCTCCAACAAGGACTTCATCGGCGAGACGCTGGACGTTCCGGTGGCTGACCGGTTGGCCGGCACCGTGGCCACCCTGGCGATCTCGGCCTGGGAAGGGGCGCGCGTGCTCCGGGTGCACGACGTGGCGGCCGCACGGCTGGCGGTGGACACAGTGGCGGAGCTCGCCGCCACCGAGGGAAAGGGTGGGAGTGTGTAACCGCCGGTAGCATTTTTACCGGGTTTCCCGCCGCTACATCTTGCGTCCAGATTAAGTTACCCGCAAGTATGAGTTGAGGTGGGCGGCGGGGCGCACCCCCGCGCGCACCGTAGGCGGGCCGGCGAGCCGCAGGCGGTGCCCGCGCGGCGCCGCCCGCACAGGCGCGGTTGCAACTGGAGGCTGACGTGGCGCTTGCTCAGACCCTGACAGCGGTGGGTACGGCCGCGCTCGCGCGCAGTGGGGCGCGGATCATGGGGACACACCTCTTCCCGGTATGGCCCGGGGCGTCCTTCGCGGCCACAGCGCTGCCGGTGCGGTGCGCCCCCGGCGACAACCTCGCCATCCACGTGGCGGTGGCCCAGGCCCAGCCCGGATGTGCCCTGGTCATCGATGTCGCGGGGGAGCCCGAGTACGGCTACGTCGACGAGATCCTCGCGGTCGCCGCGCGGATGCGCGGGATCGCCGGCCTGATCCTCGACGGTTGCGTGCGCGACGTCAGCGCGATCGCCCGGACCGACCTGCCCGTCGTCAGCGCGGGCGTCTGCGTCCGCGCCCCCGGGCACGACGCCGGGGGAGCAGTCGGGCGCGAGATCCTGATGAGGGGGGACCCGGCGCCAACCCCGGTGCGGCGCGGCGACTGGGTGGTCTGTGACGACGACGGGGTGGTGTGCCTGCCGCGCGGCCAGGCGGCCGCCATCATGGCCGCGGCGCTCGAAGCGGTCTCACGCGACCAGGAGGTCCTCGACGCGCTGGGCTCCGGCCGGAGCACCCTCGACCTGTTCGACCTCGACCCGAGCCGCGTCACCGGCTGGGAGGGCGCCCCCGCCGCGACCGGGCGCGAGAGTGCGGACCGGGTCTCCAGCTGAACTGAAGGGCTGCTGCCGTCCCGCGCGCGGGACGGCAGCAGTGCTCACGCGCTGGCCAGTGAGAGCAACTCGTCGAGGTAGCAGGCCGCCTCCCGCAGCG includes the following:
- the folP gene encoding dihydropteroate synthase; translated protein: MTDGVPRPGPLRLGGREFPAGCHAVMGVINRTPDSFYDRGATFAFDAALRAADTAVQRGADIIDVGGVKAGYGEHVTAREEIRRTVPFIAELRARHPDVVISADTWRAEVASECAAAGADLVNDTWAGADPDLARVAAEYDVGLVCSHSGGLAPRTDPHRVAYTDVVADVAATVTHLAERAVALGVRAERIVVDPTHDFGKNTYHSLELTRRLGELAATGWPVLVAVSNKDFIGETLDVPVADRLAGTVATLAISAWEGARVLRVHDVAAARLAVDTVAELAATEGKGGSV
- a CDS encoding RraA family protein; translation: MGTAALARSGARIMGTHLFPVWPGASFAATALPVRCAPGDNLAIHVAVAQAQPGCALVIDVAGEPEYGYVDEILAVAARMRGIAGLILDGCVRDVSAIARTDLPVVSAGVCVRAPGHDAGGAVGREILMRGDPAPTPVRRGDWVVCDDDGVVCLPRGQAAAIMAAALEAVSRDQEVLDALGSGRSTLDLFDLDPSRVTGWEGAPAATGRESADRVSS